In the genome of Triticum urartu cultivar G1812 chromosome 5, Tu2.1, whole genome shotgun sequence, one region contains:
- the LOC125506073 gene encoding patatin-like protein 3 has product MEAAQVGPPASMDVDKLTYEIFSILESKFLFGYDDPKLLFAGGSPLTPASAAVVGKATPPRAQAGKVCILSIDGGGRAADGLLAGAALVRLEASLRRRTGDPKARLADFFDVAAGSGSGGVLAAMLVARGKDDARPLYSAEDALAFLVRSLRRGWSSSSGSLRALLRRPAGGAAFRKVFGELTLRDTARPVLVPCYDLATGAPFLFSRADAVETPAYDFRLRDVCAATCAGSGRSSSAVEVRSCDGSTRIVAVGGGVALGNPTAAAITHVLNNKREFPLASGVENLLVISIGSGEGASTSDIVRIAAEGVSDMVDQAVAMAFGHSRTSNYTRIQAIGSPRGSRCAVAAEEMLSQKNMESVLFRGKKLAEQTNAEKLEQFAHELVKERNRREITTCAKQS; this is encoded by the exons ATGGAAGCGGCTCAAGTGGGGCCACCCGCCTCCATGGACGTGGACAAGCTCACCTACGAGATCTTCTCCATCCTCGAGAGCAAGTTCCTGTTCGGCTACGACGACCCCAAGCTTCTCTTCGCCGGTGGCTCGCCTCTCACACCGGCGTCCGCGGCGGTGGTCGGGAAGGCGACGCCCCCGCGGGCGCAGGCCGGGAAGGTGTGCATCTTGTCGATAGACGGCGGTGGGCGCGCCGCCGACGGGCTGCTCGCCGGCGCGGCGCTGGTGAGGCTGGAGGCGTCGCTGAGGCGGCGCACTGGGGACCCCAAGGCGCGTCTGGCGGACTTCTTCGACGTGGCCGCGGGCTCTGGCTCCGGCGGCGTGCTGGCGGCCATGCTGGTGGCGCGCGGCAAGGACGACGCTCGGCCGCTCTACTCCGCCGAGGACGCGCTCGCGTTCCTCGTGCGCAGCCTCCGCCGCGGCTGGTCCTCCTCGTCCGGGAGCCTCCGCGCGCTACTCCGGCGCCCGGCCGGCGGCGCCGCGTTCCGCAAAGTGTTCGGCGAGCTCACGCTCCGGGACACGGCGCGGCCGGTGCTCGTCCCGTGCTACGACCTGGCCACGGGGGCCCCGTTCCTCTTCTCCCGAGCCGACGCCGTCGAGACGCCGGCGTACGACTTCCGCCTGCGCGACGTGTGCGCCGCCACGTGTGCCGGGTCGGGCCGCTCGTCATCTGCGGTGGAGGTGCGGTCGTGCGACGGGTCTACCCGCATCGTGGCCGTGGGCGGCGGCGTGGCGCTCGGCAACCCCACGGCGGCGGCCATCACGCACGTGCTCAACAACAAGCGCGAGTTCCCGCTGGCCTCCGGCGTGGAGAACCTGCTGGTCATCTCCATCGGCAGCGGCGAGGGCGCCTCGACTTCCGACATCGTCAGGATCGCCGCCGAGGGCGTGTCCGACATG GTGGATCAAGCAGTGGCCATGGCGTTCGGACATAGCCGGACAAGCAACTACACCCGCATCCAG GCGATCGGGTCGCCGCGGGGGAGCCGAtgcgcggtggcggcggaggaGATGCTGTCGCAGAAGAACATGGAGTCGGTGCTGTTCCGCGGGAAGAAGCTGGCGGAGCAGACCAACGCCGAGAAGCTGGAACAGTTCGCGCACGAGCTCGTCAAGGAGCGCAACCGCCGCGAAATCACAACTTGTGCAAAACAGTCTTAG